From Hylaeus volcanicus isolate JK05 chromosome 2, UHH_iyHylVolc1.0_haploid, whole genome shotgun sequence, the proteins below share one genomic window:
- the LOC128884761 gene encoding uncharacterized protein LOC128884761, producing MASSVSILLMRVMVLMCLMVHVLAYDPDDKSLKNILLPEGQFEAFYLKGSQEEEQNAVRPAHLHGSFHQYKNPALVGAPNSAAYGFRFDGKRRFNYD from the exons atggcttcAAGCGTTTCTATTTTGTTAATG CGCGTTATGGTTCTGATGTGCCTGATGGTGCACGTGCTGGCCTACGATCCTGATGACAAATcgttgaagaatattttgctACCCGAGGGTCAATTCGAAGCGTTTTACTTGAAAGGATCGCAGGAGGAAGAGCAGAACGCGGTGAGGCCTGCGCATCTTCACGGATCGTTCCATCAGTACAAGAATCCCGCTCTCGTTGGAGCGCCTAACAGCGCCGCGTATGGCTTCCGTTTCGATGGAAAGCGCCGTTTCAACTACGATTAA
- the LOC128884760 gene encoding palmitoyltransferase ZDHHC3 gives MDYDYISLQRERDVHNKCYGGKLWCIKDICGIICAVLTWLLIIYAEFVVMAVILIPTINTVYSSLNTAIFQSLTFLAFASHLRTMFTDPGAVPKGNATKEMIEQMGFRDGDLIFKCPKCCSIKPDRAHHCSVCQRCIRKMDHHCPWVNNCVGENNQKYFVLFTFYIAGMSLQSLLLCIQQFTTCVRQEWKECSMFSPPATVVLLLFLAFEALLFAIFTAVMLGTQLQAIWNDETGIEQLKKEEARWVRNSKWKSIQAVFGRFSIAWFSPFTSPPKGKTKLDSYLYSV, from the exons ATGGATTATGATTATATCTCGCTTCAAAGAGAAAGGGATGTTCATAATAAATGCTATGGTGGCAAATTATGGTGTATTAAG gACATATGTGGAATCATATGTGCAGTTTTGACATGgctgttaataatttatgcagAGTTTGTAGTAATGGCAGTTATTCTTATTCCTACAATAAACACTGTGTACTCTAGTTTAAATACTGCGATATTCCAATCCTTAACATTCTTGGCATTTGCTTCTCACCTAAGGACAATGTTTACAGATCCG GGTGCAGTACCAAAGGGCAATGCTACAAAAGAAATGATAGAGCAAATGGGGTTCAGGGATGGTgacttaatttttaaatgccCAAAGTGTTGCTCTATTAAACCAGATAGAGCGCATCACTGTTCAGTTTGCCAAAG atgcattagaaaaatggacCACCATTGTCCATGGGTTAACAATTGTGTTGGGGAGAATAATCAAAAGTATTTTGTACTCTTTACT ttCTATATAGCAGGAATGTCGTTGCAATCATTACTTTTATGTATACAACAATTTACTACGTGTGTAAGACAAGAATGGAAGGAGTGTTCTATGTTTAGTCCACCTGCAACAGTGGTGCTTTTACTCTTTCTGGCTTTCGAAGCACTTCTTTTCGCCATTTTTACCGCTGTAATGTTGGGAACCCAATTACAGGCAATTTGGAACGACGAAACT GGCATTGAACAACTCAAGAAGGAAGAAGCCAGGTGGGTTCGCAACAGCAAATGGAAATCCATTCAAGCAGTGTTTGGAAGGTTTTCGATTGCTTGGTTTTCGCCCTTCACTTCTCCCCCAAAGGGGAAAACAAAGCTAGATTCTTACTTATATTCTGTTTAA
- the LOC128884758 gene encoding vacuolar protein sorting-associated protein 26B-like: MSFFGFGQSADIEITLDGAETRKTADIKSEDGKKERHLLYYDGETVSGKINISLRKAGKLEHQGVKVEFIGQIELYYDRGNHYEFSSLVKELARAGELTHNTLYTFEFANVEKPFESYTGSNVRLRYFLKVTIVRRLSDIVKELELVVHTLSSYPDMNNPIKMEVGIEDSLHIEFEYNKSKYHLKDVIVGKIYFLLVRIKIKHMEIAIIKRETTGSGPHVFTENETIAKYEIMDGAPVRGESIPIRVFLAGYDLAPTMRDINKKFSVRYYLNLVLMDEEDRRYFKQQEITLWRKGEKSRKSQTASPHMPSHLVSAETGFPQGAAPAPIEGMTREEGDGEGEVNVEKEVNLEIN, encoded by the exons atg AGTTTCTTTGGGTTCGGCCAGTCGGCTGACATAGAGATTACTTTGGATGGTGCAGAAACCAGGAAGACTGCAGACATCAAATCCGAAGATGGCAAAAAAGAGCGCCACTTGTTATACTATGATGGGGAGACCGTATCAGGAAAG attaataTTAGTCTCAGAAAAGCTGGTAAATTGGAGCACCAGGGTGTTAAAGTAGAATTTATTGGACAAATTGAATTATACTATGATAGAGGAAATCATTATGAATTCTCAAGTCTTGTTAAAGAGTTAGCTAGGGCAGGAGAATTAACGCATAACACTTTGTATACTTTTGAGTTTGCAAATGTAGAAAAACCATTTGAAAGCTACACAGGTTCTAATGTGCGGCTAAGATATTTTCTTAAAGTGACAATTGTTCGAAGACTTAGTGATATTGTTAAAGAACTTGAATTAGTTGTGCACACTCTTAGTTCCTATCCAGATATGAACAATCCTATTAAAATGGAAGTTGGAATCGAAGACAGTTTGCATATCGAATTCGAATATAACAAAAGCAA ATATCATTTAAAAGATGTCAttgttggaaaaatatattttctcttggttagaataaaaattaaacacatgGAAATTGCCATAATAAAACGAGAGACTACTGGTTCTG GCCCACACGTATTCACGGAGAATGAAACCATAGCGAAATACGAAATAATGGATGGAGCACCAGTCCGTGGTGAATCTATTCCAATAAGAGTGTTCTTGGCAGGTTATGATTTAGCACCTACAATGCGtgacattaataaaaaattcagtgTTAGGTACTACCTTAATTTAGTCCTGATGGATGAAGAAGATCGTAGATATTTTAAGCAACAA gaaaTAACGCTCTGGAGAAAGGGCGAAAAAAGTAGGAAATCTCAAACTGCTTCACCTCATATGCCATCACACTTAGTATCTGCTGAAACAGGATTTCCACAAGGAGCCGCTCCAGCTCCTATAGAAGGCATGACACGCGAAGAAGGAGATGGTGAAGGTGAAGTTAATGtcgaaaaagaagttaatcTCGAAATTAACTGA
- the LOC128884757 gene encoding motile sperm domain-containing protein 2-like produces MEVRMELISELREKFFKKLDDEGPPDPRGFHPADIAKIMENDWLRRFLEHNECNMIDSLNMLWETCTWRRKFEVHEITEETIKREYLEDGICFIHGKDREGKALFIIRCKLHTRGSKDFNEIRRVIVYWFERLERQTNGDQISLFFDMADTGIMNMDMELVKYLISLCKNYYPNFLNYIIIFELPWLLNATFKIIKSWLPPKALPKMKFIHRSTIHTFVEPNDILTCWGGTNDYTFRFVPEAQNNMDATMNGKLDNKKVHFAEGSPMTEQSPDNFGDQPNEDELLFIDPKTITFNKKETELVGTITLRNIRTEKPLSYKIKTTSPEKFRVRPSLGVLLPQEQRTVSVVLQPGYNVRGLLHNDRFLVMCLPLKDANMSPQELATLWKSETPREQHRLRCCDGESENNETQKSHSILSSGMSDNGRTVDTLFYKISQLKESNAKLHNDIVTLKYLVLFSIIMGILLAVMVVYILRIDIQNSMDQEACHIPRGI; encoded by the exons ATGGAAGTGCGGATGGAATTAATCTCAGAACttcgtgaaaaattttttaaaaaattggacgATGAAGGACCACCGGATCCTA GAGGTTTTCACCCTGCGGATATTGCCAAAATAATGGAGAATGACTGGTTAAGACGATTTTTAGAACATAACGAATGTAATATGATAGATTCCCTCAATATGTTATGGGAAACTTGCACGtggagaagaaaatttgaagtaCATG AGATTACGGAAGAGACTATAAAAAGGGAATATTTAGAGGATGgaatatgttttattcatgGTAAAGACAGAGAGGGTAAAGCATTGTTCATTATTAGATGTAAATTGCACACGAGAGGAAGTaaagattttaatgaaatacgaAGAGTAATTGTGTATTGGTTTGAAAGATTAGAAAG ACAAACCAATGGCGATCAAATTTCACTCTTCTTTGATATGGCAGACACTGGAATTATGAACATGGATATGGAATTAGTTAAGTACCTGATTTCtctatgtaaaaattattatccaaactttttaaactacattattatatttgaactGCCATGGCTATTGAATGctactttcaaaattattaaatcatgGTTGCCACCAAAGGCACTTCcaaaaatgaagtttattCACAGAAGCACCATCCACACATTTGTAGAGCCCAATGACATACTTACATGTTGGGGTGGCACCAATGATTATACCTTCAGATTTGTACCAGAGGCACAAAATAATATGGATGCTACAATGAATGGTAAActtgataataaaaag gtACATTTTGCAGAAGGTTCCCCAATGACAGAACAGTCTCCTGATAATTTTGGAGATCAACCAAATGAAGATGAAT TGTTGTTTATCGATCCAAAgacaattacatttaataaaaaagaaactgaacTTGTTGGCACGATTACACTCAGGAATATAAGAACAGAGAAGCCTCTGTCTTATAAG ATAAAAACAACATCGCCTGAAAAGTTCCGAGTACGACCAAGTTTGGGAGTTTTGTTACCTCAGGAACAGCGTACTGTTTCAGTCGTTTTGCAACCTGGATATAACGTACGCGGTCTTTTACACAACGATAGATTTCTAGTTATGTGCCTTCCATTGAAAGATGCAAATATGTCTCCTCAAGAATTAGCTACTCTTTGGAAG tCTGAAACGCCTAGAGAACAGCACAGATTACGATGCTGCGACGGTGAgagtgaaaataatgaaacacaaaAATCACATTCCATATTGTCGTCTGGAATGTCGGATAACGGCAGGACAGTAGATACACTTTTTTATAAA ATATCACAGTTGAAAGAAAGTAACGCAAAACTACATAACGATATCgttactttgaaatatttagtattattttctataataatggGAATTTTATTGGCTGTAAtggttgtttatattttaaggaTCGATATTCAAAATTCTATGGATCAAGAAGCTTGTCACATTCCACGTGGTATATAG
- the LOC128884756 gene encoding transcriptional repressor CTCFL isoform X2 codes for MTSNVATIKLEEGQESVTEIQTYLETFNKEIEGGQGEQLQHVQLQQVEGLSGGEEGGTYFVDQSGQYYYQANSDETPVMTQVQIQEVEETDAQNEGETSQEEQYHEIEELENVEGDEDGQVANNGNNQVVINSGDAYQTVTIVPSDTNPGEVSYVLIVQQPDSEDKESRPAEREGTEGEEGEGEQDLTVYDFEDNEDNEAPVESEAEDDKTKIIKFLPKKSQTVTQAHMCNYCNYTSPKRYLLSRHMKSHSEERPHKCSVCERGFKTLASLQNHVNTHTGTKPHHCKFCDSAFTTSGELVRHVRYRHTHEKPHKCHECDYASVELSKLKRHIRCHTGERPYQCPHCTYASPDTFKLKRHLRIHTGEKPYECDFCQARFTQSNSLKAHKLIHNVGDKPVFQCELCPTTCGRKTDLRIHVQKLHTSDKPLKCKRCGKTFPDRYSYKLHSKTHEGEKCYKCDLCPYASISARHLESHMLIHTDQKPYQCDHCFQSFRQKQLLKRHCNLYHNPSYVPPPPQEKTHQCPECERPFRHKGNLIRHMAVHDPESSLQEKQQALKMGRQKKIQIIDGQRVEVMTGYEEEEEEDEDDMMAVEGSDGQQYVVLEVIQLADNQGTDQMAVVASEDGDLVMQDPLSQESGIVTGTGEEGDEAEEEEDVEIDELKLESAAAKSASQNTQSDPKLQKEMETCFGFDEEEDEEEEANSNINILQTIS; via the exons ATGACGAGCAACGTAGCAACAATTAAGTTAGAAGAGGGGCAAGAATCTGTGACAGAGATACAAACATACTTGGAGACATTTAACAAAGAGATAGAGGGAGGTCAGGGAGAGCAACTGCAACATGTGCAAT TGCAACAAGTGGAAGGATTGTCAGGTGGAGAAGAAGGTGGAACTTATTTTGTTGACCAATCTGGTCAATATTACTATCAAGCCAATAGCGATGAAACCCCTGTAATGACACAAGTGCAAATTCAAGAAGTAGAAGAAACTGATGCACAAAATGAAGGAGAGACATCTCAAGAAGAACAATATCATGAAATTGAAGAACTTGAAAATGTTGAAGGCGACGAAGAT GGACAAGTTGCTAATAATGGAAACAATCAAGTTGTAATCAACTCTGGAGATGCATATCAAACTGTCACGATTGTACCATCCGATACAAATCCCGGCGAAGTTAGTTACGTGTTAATTGTTCAACAACCTGATTCGGAAGACAAAGAAAGCAGACCCGCGGAAAGGGAAGGAACAGAGGGTGAAGAAGGAGAAGGTGAACAGGACCTTACCGTTTACGATTTCGAAGACAACGAAGATAATGAAGCACCAGTGGAATCGGAGGCGGAAGAtgataaaaccaaaattattaaatttctaccaAAAAAATCCCAAACGGTTACTCAAGCTCACATGTGTAATTACTGTAATTACACCAGTCCGAAACG GTATCTGTTATCGCGGCATATGAAATCACATTCTGAAGAAAGACCACACAAATGCAGTGTCTGCGAAAGAGGATTTAAAACATTAGCTTCGCTTCAAAACCATGTTAATACACACACTGGGACCAAACCTCATCATTGTAAATTTTGTGACAGCGCGTTCACAACTTCTG GTGAACTTGTTAGACATGTGCGATATAGGCACACTCATGAAAAACCGCATAAATGTCATGAATGTGATTATGCATCGGTTGAATTGTCTAAACTGAAGCGTCATATTAGATGTCATACAGGGGAGCGTCCGTATCAG TGTCCTCATTGTACATATGCAAGTCCTGATACATTTAAGCTAAAACGACATTTACGAATTCATACTGGAGAAAAACCGTATGAATGCGATTTCTGTCAGGCAAGGTTCACTCAGTCTAACAGTTTGAAAGCTCATAAACTGATACACAACG TTGGCGATAAACCAGTATTTCAATGCGAATTGTGTCCAACAACTTGCGGAAGAAAGACGGATCTCAGAATTCACGTACAAAAATTGCATACCTCCGACAAACCCTTGAAATGTAAACGCTGTGGAAAAACATTCCCAGACAG ATATAGCTATAAATTGCACAGTAAAACCCATGAGGGAGAAAAATGCTACAAGTGCGATTTATGCCCGTACGCATCAATATCGGCACGACATCTTGAAAGCCATATGTTAATTCACACAGATCAGAAACCTTATCAATGCGATCATTGCTTTCAGTCATTTAGACAAAAACAACTTCTCAAACGGCATTGTAATCTTTACCATAATCCCTCTTATGTTCCTCCTCCACCACAAGAGAAGACGCATCAATGTCCCGAATGTGAACGTCCGTTTag aCATAAAGGAAACCTCATTCGACATATGGCTGTTCACGATCCAGAATCATCCCTCCAAGAAAAGCAACAGGCGTTGAAGATGGGTAGACAGAAGAAAATCCAAATCATAGATGGACAGAGAGTCGAAGTTATGACAG GttacgaagaagaagaagaagaagacgaagatgACATGATGGCAGTCGAAGGAAGTGACGGTCAACAATACGTCGTATTAGAAGTTATTCAACTAGCCGATAACCAAGGAACTGATCAG ATGGCTGTCGTAGCGAGCGAAGACGGAGACTTGGTAATGCAAGACCCGTTAAGTCAAGAAAGTGGCATTGTAACCGGTACAGGGGAAGAAGGTGATGAAgcggaagaagaggaagacgtAGAAATTGACGAACTGAAACTGGAATCAGCGGCTGCTAAATCTGCCTCTCAAAACACGCAAAGCGATCCGAAGTTACAGAAAGAAATGGAAACCTGCTTTGGTTTTGACGag GAGGAAGATGAAGAGGAAGAGGCCAACagcaatataaatattttgcagACAATATCGTAA
- the LOC128884756 gene encoding transcriptional repressor CTCFL isoform X1 has translation MTSNVATIKLEEGQESVTEIQTYLETFNKEIEGGQGEQLQHVQLQQVEGLSGGEEGGTYFVDQSGQYYYQANSDETPVMTQVQIQEVEETDAQNEGETSQEEQYHEIEELENVEGDEDGQVANNGNNQVVINSGDAYQTVTIVPSDTNPGEVSYVLIVQQPDSEDKESRPAEREGTEGEEGEGEQDLTVYDFEDNEDNEAPVESEAEDDKTKIIKFLPKKSQTVTQAHMCNYCNYTSPKRYLLSRHMKSHSEERPHKCSVCERGFKTLASLQNHVNTHTGTKPHHCKFCDSAFTTSGELVRHVRYRHTHEKPHKCHECDYASVELSKLKRHIRCHTGERPYQCPHCTYASPDTFKLKRHLRIHTGEKPYECDFCQARFTQSNSLKAHKLIHNVGDKPVFQCELCPTTCGRKTDLRIHVQKLHTSDKPLKCKRCGKTFPDRYSYKLHSKTHEGEKCYKCDLCPYASISARHLESHMLIHTDQKPYQCDHCFQSFRQKQLLKRHCNLYHNPSYVPPPPQEKTHQCPECERPFRHKGNLIRHMAVHDPESSLQEKQQALKMGRQKKIQIIDGQRVEVMTGDLASKLKGYEEEEEEDEDDMMAVEGSDGQQYVVLEVIQLADNQGTDQMAVVASEDGDLVMQDPLSQESGIVTGTGEEGDEAEEEEDVEIDELKLESAAAKSASQNTQSDPKLQKEMETCFGFDEEEDEEEEANSNINILQTIS, from the exons ATGACGAGCAACGTAGCAACAATTAAGTTAGAAGAGGGGCAAGAATCTGTGACAGAGATACAAACATACTTGGAGACATTTAACAAAGAGATAGAGGGAGGTCAGGGAGAGCAACTGCAACATGTGCAAT TGCAACAAGTGGAAGGATTGTCAGGTGGAGAAGAAGGTGGAACTTATTTTGTTGACCAATCTGGTCAATATTACTATCAAGCCAATAGCGATGAAACCCCTGTAATGACACAAGTGCAAATTCAAGAAGTAGAAGAAACTGATGCACAAAATGAAGGAGAGACATCTCAAGAAGAACAATATCATGAAATTGAAGAACTTGAAAATGTTGAAGGCGACGAAGAT GGACAAGTTGCTAATAATGGAAACAATCAAGTTGTAATCAACTCTGGAGATGCATATCAAACTGTCACGATTGTACCATCCGATACAAATCCCGGCGAAGTTAGTTACGTGTTAATTGTTCAACAACCTGATTCGGAAGACAAAGAAAGCAGACCCGCGGAAAGGGAAGGAACAGAGGGTGAAGAAGGAGAAGGTGAACAGGACCTTACCGTTTACGATTTCGAAGACAACGAAGATAATGAAGCACCAGTGGAATCGGAGGCGGAAGAtgataaaaccaaaattattaaatttctaccaAAAAAATCCCAAACGGTTACTCAAGCTCACATGTGTAATTACTGTAATTACACCAGTCCGAAACG GTATCTGTTATCGCGGCATATGAAATCACATTCTGAAGAAAGACCACACAAATGCAGTGTCTGCGAAAGAGGATTTAAAACATTAGCTTCGCTTCAAAACCATGTTAATACACACACTGGGACCAAACCTCATCATTGTAAATTTTGTGACAGCGCGTTCACAACTTCTG GTGAACTTGTTAGACATGTGCGATATAGGCACACTCATGAAAAACCGCATAAATGTCATGAATGTGATTATGCATCGGTTGAATTGTCTAAACTGAAGCGTCATATTAGATGTCATACAGGGGAGCGTCCGTATCAG TGTCCTCATTGTACATATGCAAGTCCTGATACATTTAAGCTAAAACGACATTTACGAATTCATACTGGAGAAAAACCGTATGAATGCGATTTCTGTCAGGCAAGGTTCACTCAGTCTAACAGTTTGAAAGCTCATAAACTGATACACAACG TTGGCGATAAACCAGTATTTCAATGCGAATTGTGTCCAACAACTTGCGGAAGAAAGACGGATCTCAGAATTCACGTACAAAAATTGCATACCTCCGACAAACCCTTGAAATGTAAACGCTGTGGAAAAACATTCCCAGACAG ATATAGCTATAAATTGCACAGTAAAACCCATGAGGGAGAAAAATGCTACAAGTGCGATTTATGCCCGTACGCATCAATATCGGCACGACATCTTGAAAGCCATATGTTAATTCACACAGATCAGAAACCTTATCAATGCGATCATTGCTTTCAGTCATTTAGACAAAAACAACTTCTCAAACGGCATTGTAATCTTTACCATAATCCCTCTTATGTTCCTCCTCCACCACAAGAGAAGACGCATCAATGTCCCGAATGTGAACGTCCGTTTag aCATAAAGGAAACCTCATTCGACATATGGCTGTTCACGATCCAGAATCATCCCTCCAAGAAAAGCAACAGGCGTTGAAGATGGGTAGACAGAAGAAAATCCAAATCATAGATGGACAGAGAGTCGAAGTTATGACAG GTGATTTAGCTTCTAAACTTAAAGGttacgaagaagaagaagaagaagacgaagatgACATGATGGCAGTCGAAGGAAGTGACGGTCAACAATACGTCGTATTAGAAGTTATTCAACTAGCCGATAACCAAGGAACTGATCAG ATGGCTGTCGTAGCGAGCGAAGACGGAGACTTGGTAATGCAAGACCCGTTAAGTCAAGAAAGTGGCATTGTAACCGGTACAGGGGAAGAAGGTGATGAAgcggaagaagaggaagacgtAGAAATTGACGAACTGAAACTGGAATCAGCGGCTGCTAAATCTGCCTCTCAAAACACGCAAAGCGATCCGAAGTTACAGAAAGAAATGGAAACCTGCTTTGGTTTTGACGag GAGGAAGATGAAGAGGAAGAGGCCAACagcaatataaatattttgcagACAATATCGTAA